Proteins from one Anastrepha obliqua isolate idAnaObli1 chromosome 2, idAnaObli1_1.0, whole genome shotgun sequence genomic window:
- the LOC129238439 gene encoding glucose dehydrogenase [FAD, quinone]-like, whose translation MSAPILQAHCPNPSVGTANGLLSTLVQTLITAQCAISAKENWPEDYGGLALENGLEPYDFVVIGAGTAGSVVASRLSENRNWKVLVLEAGGDPPQESEIPSLYTYTTFTKYNWNYYTEPQTTACYAARDRKCYWPRGKMIGGTGAINGMLFLRGNRRDYDNWLAKGNVGWGWNDVLPYFRKAVTPIGNSTYPMGHVVLNDFNFYYDDILNLVCNGSATLGVPRVPQIGDEGAAIGCTRAPGTVENGKRMSTGKTYLGRVRQRPNLHVIKHAQATQINFDRSGRRAVSVSFMLRDTYKRTVKILRELVVSAGTIESAKLLMLSGIGPKEHLDSLKIPVLHDLPVGNNLQDHLMNLMFFTLNVRPMQRITQEKEMENMVNYLLHNKGLLSSHGTASVVSFVNTLPESDVPYPTTEFHNIFYQYSAIAAMNLTTNVFAMQPLYADYLRSIVNQSDMINIFNVLSHPKSTGHIRLSSRNYKDNPRIIPNYLDDPEDIESMLRGVRFQERLIRTAPYRAVNATILRIPIKECDKLEYRSDAYWRCYIKYFTTTLYHITGTVKMGTPTDTTTCVNPHLRLHGTWNVRVADASIMPDVISANTNAATIMIGERAADFIKADWAALDART comes from the exons ATGTCTGCGCCAATTCTACAAGCGCACTGTCCCAACCCCAGTGTTGGCACAGCCAATGGTTTGCTCAGCACCTTAGTACAGACGCTAATCACAGCGCAATGTGCGATTTCCGCAAAGGAGAACTGGCCCGAGGACTATGGCGGTCTGGCGCTGGAGAACGGTTTAGAACCATATGATTTTGTGGTGATCGGCGCGGGCACAGCAGGTTCAGTGGTCGCTAGTCGTTTAAGTGAGAATAGAAATTGGAAGGTGCTAGTTTTGGAAGCCGGCGGTGATCCACCCCAAGAATCCGAG ATTCCGAGCCTGTACACCTACACAACATTTACAAAGTATAACTGGAACTATTATACTGAACCCCAAACGACCGCCTGCTATGCCGCGCGTGATCGCAAATGTTACTGGCCGCGCGGTAAAATGATTGGTGGCACTGGCGCTATAAATGGCATGCTTTTTCTGCGTGGAAATCGACGTGACTATGACAACTGGCTGGCGAAGGGAAATGTAGGATGGGGTTGGAACGATGTACTGCCCTATTTTCGAAAAGCTGTGACACCAATCGGCAATAGCACTTACCCTATGGGTCATGTGGTATTAAACGACTTCAATTTCTACTATGACGATATACTCAATTTGGTGTGTAATGGATCTGCCACGTTAGGCGTGCCCCGTGTACCTCAAATCGGTGACGAGGGTGCCGCTATTGGTTGTACTCGCGCGCCAGGCACAGTGGAGAATGGCAAACGCATGAGCACCGGTAAAACATATTTGGGACGTGTTCGCCAACGACCAAACCTGCATGTAATCAAGCACGCTCAGGCCACTCAGATCAATTTCGACAGAAGTGGTCGTCGTGCGGTGTCGGTCTCATTCATGTTAAGGGATACATACAAAAGGACTGTGAAAATTTTGCGCGAACTTGTGGTATCAGCCGGCACGATTGAGTCTGCGAAGCTACTAATGCTATCAGGTATTGGGCCAAAGGAGCATTTAGATAGCTTGAAAATCCCAGTATTGCATGATTTGCCTGTTGGCAATAATCTACAGGATCATCTTATGAACTTGATGTTTTTCACGTTGAATGTGCGGCCGATGCAACGCATTACTCAAGAAAAAGAAATGGAGAACATGGTAAACTATCTATTGCATAACAAAGGACTGCTTTCGAGCCATGGCACCGCTTCGGTTGTAAGTTTTGTCAATACGCTGCCAGAGAGTGATGTGCCATATCCCACAACGGAATTCCACAATATCTTCTACCAATATAGCGCCATCGCTGCTATGAATCTGACCACGAATGTGTTCGCCATGCAACCGTTATATGCTGATTATTTACGTAGCATAGTGAATCAATCAGATATGattaatatattcaatgtacTTTCTCACCCAAAGTCAACAGGGCACATACGTTTAAGCAGTAGAAATTACAAGGACAATCCACGCATTATACCGAACTACCTTGATGATCCAGAAGATATCGAAAGTATGCTCCGTGGTGTACGTTTCCAGGAACGGCTTATACGTACTGCTCCTTACCGCGCTGTAAATGCCACCATTCTGCGTATACCTATAAAGGAATGCGATAAATTAGAGTATAGAAGTGACGCTTATTGGCGCTGCTACATCAAATACTTCACCACAACTCTTTATCACATAACTGGCACAGTGAAAATGGGAACACCTACCGATACCACTACGTGCGTGAATCCTCACCTACGCCTGCATGGCACTTGGAACGTGCGTGTGGCTGATGCGAGCATTATGCCAGATGTGATCAGCGCAAATACGAATGCAGCAACGATTATGATTGGGGAACGCGCTGCAGATTTCATAAAAGCCGACTGGGCAGCATTGGACGCGAGAacatga